A genomic window from Pseudomonas argentinensis includes:
- a CDS encoding DUF721 domain-containing protein — protein sequence MSFRPLPAKAPAALLREAKPLKALFNQAQRLDHLQQVVESQLQPAAREHCRVASWREGCLLLIVTDGHWATRLRYQQKRLQRQLQALETFATLTKILFKVQPRSGEKPEAPRPFELSDSAADSIQETAEGVSDPRLKAALERLASHRRRSDS from the coding sequence ATGAGTTTTCGTCCCTTGCCGGCCAAGGCGCCCGCCGCGCTCCTGCGCGAGGCGAAGCCGCTGAAAGCCCTGTTCAATCAGGCTCAACGCCTCGACCACCTGCAACAGGTGGTGGAAAGCCAGCTGCAGCCTGCCGCCCGTGAACACTGTCGCGTGGCATCGTGGCGAGAAGGCTGTCTGCTGCTGATCGTCACCGACGGCCACTGGGCCACCCGGCTGCGTTATCAGCAAAAACGCCTGCAAAGGCAGTTGCAGGCGCTGGAAACGTTCGCGACCTTAACGAAAATCCTCTTCAAGGTGCAACCTCGCAGCGGCGAGAAACCCGAGGCGCCACGCCCCTTCGAGCTCTCCGACAGCGCCGCCGACAGCATCCAGGAAACCGCCGAAGGGGTCAGTGACCCGCGTCTTAAGGCCGCTCTGGAACGTCTCGCCAGCCATCGCCGCCGCAGCGATTCGTAA
- the argJ gene encoding bifunctional glutamate N-acetyltransferase/amino-acid acetyltransferase ArgJ, producing MAVGLGPLSTLHPVPGFELGIASAGIKRPGRKDVVVMRCAEGSSVAGVFTLNAFCAAPVILAKKRASGSVRYLLTNTGNANAGTGEPGLQNAMRTCASLAGLAGVDESEVLPFSTGVIGEPLPVEKIEGALQAALDNLSENNWAEAAIGIMTTDTLPKGASRQFTHEGVTVTVTGISKGAGMIKPNMATMLGYIATDAKVAQGVLQDLLRDAANKSFNRITIDGDTSTNDCCMLIATGQAALPEITQASGALFAALKQAVFEVCMEVAQAIVRDGEGATKFVTVQVNGGATHQECLDVGYAVAHSPLIKTALFASDPNWGRILAAVGRAGVAQLDVSKIDVFLGDLCIASKGCRAATYTEEQGAAVMVEEEITIRIELGRGTCSETIWTTDLSHEYVKINAEYRT from the coding sequence ATGGCTGTTGGTCTTGGCCCGCTGTCTACCCTGCATCCGGTTCCAGGTTTCGAGCTGGGCATCGCCTCCGCCGGCATCAAGCGCCCGGGGCGCAAGGATGTGGTGGTAATGCGCTGTGCCGAGGGCAGCAGCGTGGCCGGCGTGTTCACCCTCAACGCGTTCTGCGCCGCACCGGTGATCCTGGCCAAGAAGCGCGCCTCCGGCAGCGTGCGCTACCTGCTGACCAACACCGGTAACGCCAATGCCGGCACCGGCGAGCCGGGCCTGCAGAACGCCATGCGCACCTGCGCCAGCCTGGCCGGCCTGGCGGGTGTGGACGAAAGCGAAGTGCTGCCGTTCTCCACTGGCGTGATCGGTGAGCCGTTGCCAGTCGAGAAGATCGAAGGCGCCCTGCAGGCCGCGCTGGACAACCTCTCCGAGAACAACTGGGCCGAGGCCGCCATCGGCATCATGACCACCGACACCCTGCCCAAGGGCGCCAGCCGTCAGTTCACCCACGAGGGCGTGACGGTCACCGTGACTGGCATCAGCAAGGGCGCGGGCATGATCAAGCCGAACATGGCCACCATGCTCGGCTACATCGCCACCGATGCCAAGGTCGCCCAGGGTGTGCTGCAGGATCTGCTGCGCGACGCGGCGAACAAGTCGTTCAACCGCATCACCATCGATGGCGATACCTCCACCAACGATTGCTGCATGCTGATCGCCACCGGCCAGGCGGCCCTGCCGGAAATCACCCAGGCCAGCGGTGCGCTGTTCGCCGCCCTGAAGCAGGCGGTGTTCGAGGTGTGCATGGAGGTGGCCCAGGCCATCGTACGTGACGGTGAGGGCGCCACCAAGTTCGTCACCGTGCAGGTCAACGGCGGGGCGACGCACCAGGAGTGCCTGGACGTCGGCTATGCCGTCGCCCATTCGCCGCTGATCAAGACCGCCCTGTTCGCCTCCGACCCCAACTGGGGGCGCATCCTCGCCGCCGTGGGCCGTGCCGGCGTGGCGCAACTGGATGTCAGCAAGATCGACGTGTTCCTCGGCGACCTGTGCATCGCCAGCAAGGGTTGCCGCGCCGCGACCTACACCGAGGAGCAGGGCGCTGCGGTGATGGTCGAAGAGGAAATCACCATTCGCATCGAGCTGGGTCGTGGCACCTGCAGCGAGACCATCTGGACTACCGACCTGTCTCACGAGTACGTGAAGATCAACGCCGAATACCGCACCTGA
- the lpxC gene encoding UDP-3-O-acyl-N-acetylglucosamine deacetylase, producing MIRQRTLKNIIRATGIGLHSGEKVYLTLKPAPVDTGIVFRRTDLDPVVEVRGHALNVGETTMSTTLVNGDVKVDTVEHLLSAMAGLGIDNAYVELSACEVPIMDGSAGPFVFLIQSAGLQEQDAPKKFIRITREVTVTDGDKRATFVPFDGFKVSFEIDFDHPVFHDRTKTASVDFSSTSFVKEVSRARTFGFMRDIEFLRSHNLARGGSVDNAIVVDEDGVLNEDGLRYEDEFVRHKILDAIGDLYLLGNSLIGEFRGYKSGHGLNNRLLRALIAQPDAWEVVTFEDADTAPISYMRPAAAV from the coding sequence ATGATCAGACAACGCACCCTGAAGAACATCATCCGCGCCACGGGTATCGGCCTGCACTCCGGGGAGAAGGTTTACCTGACCCTGAAGCCGGCTCCGGTGGATACCGGCATCGTGTTCCGTCGTACCGACCTCGACCCTGTGGTGGAGGTGAGGGGGCACGCCCTGAACGTCGGTGAGACCACCATGTCGACCACCCTGGTCAATGGTGATGTCAAGGTGGATACGGTAGAGCATCTGCTTTCGGCCATGGCTGGCCTGGGCATCGATAACGCCTACGTCGAGCTCTCCGCCTGTGAAGTGCCGATCATGGATGGCAGTGCGGGTCCCTTTGTTTTCCTGATTCAGTCGGCTGGTCTGCAAGAGCAGGACGCCCCCAAGAAGTTCATCCGCATCACCCGTGAAGTGACCGTGACGGACGGCGACAAGCGCGCCACCTTTGTGCCGTTCGATGGCTTCAAGGTAAGTTTCGAGATCGACTTCGATCACCCGGTATTCCACGACCGCACCAAGACCGCGAGTGTTGATTTCTCCAGCACCTCGTTCGTCAAGGAAGTCAGCCGTGCCCGCACCTTCGGTTTCATGCGTGATATCGAATTCCTGCGCTCGCACAACCTGGCGCGCGGCGGCAGTGTGGACAATGCCATCGTGGTGGACGAAGACGGCGTGCTCAACGAAGACGGCCTGCGTTACGAGGACGAATTCGTCAGGCACAAGATTCTCGATGCGATCGGTGACCTCTATCTGCTCGGCAACAGCCTGATCGGTGAGTTCCGCGGCTACAAATCCGGCCATGGCCTGAACAACCGTCTGCTGCGTGCCTTGATCGCACAGCCGGATGCTTGGGAAGTGGTGACGTTCGAAGACGCCGACACTGCTCCGATCTCTTACATGCGCCCGGCTGCGGCGGTGTAA
- the ftsZ gene encoding cell division protein FtsZ, with amino-acid sequence MFELVDNLPQSAVIKVIGVGGGGGNAVNHMAKSNIEGVEFICANTDAQALKNIGARTVLQLGTGVTKGLGAGANPEVGRQAAIEDRERIAEVLQGCDMVFITTGMGGGTGTGAAPVIAEVAKELGILTVAVVTRPFPFEGRKRMQIADEGIRALQESVDSLITIPNEKLLTILGKDASLLSAFSKADDVLSGAVRGISDIIKRPGMINVDFADVKTVMSEMGMAMMGTGCASGPNRAREATEAAIRNPLLEDVNLQGARGILVNITAGPDLSLGEYSDVGNIIEQFASEHATVKVGTVIDPDMRDELHVTVVATGLGARMEKPVKVVDNTVQVAAAQPVAPVAAPARAEQNVNYKDYERPTVQRQSHGGAATAAKMNPQDDLDYLDIPAFLRRQAD; translated from the coding sequence ATGTTTGAACTCGTAGACAACCTTCCGCAAAGCGCGGTCATCAAGGTCATCGGTGTCGGTGGTGGCGGCGGCAACGCAGTCAACCACATGGCCAAGAGCAACATCGAAGGCGTCGAATTCATCTGCGCCAACACCGATGCTCAGGCACTGAAGAACATCGGCGCCCGTACCGTGCTGCAACTCGGTACCGGCGTCACCAAGGGTCTGGGCGCTGGCGCCAACCCGGAAGTCGGCCGTCAGGCGGCCATCGAAGACCGTGAGCGCATCGCCGAAGTGCTGCAGGGCTGCGACATGGTGTTCATCACCACCGGCATGGGTGGCGGTACCGGTACCGGTGCGGCGCCTGTCATCGCCGAAGTGGCCAAGGAGCTGGGCATCCTCACCGTTGCGGTGGTGACCCGTCCGTTCCCGTTCGAAGGCCGCAAGCGCATGCAGATCGCCGACGAAGGCATCCGCGCGCTGCAGGAAAGCGTCGACTCGCTGATCACCATCCCCAACGAGAAGCTGCTGACCATCCTCGGCAAGGACGCCAGCCTGCTGTCCGCCTTCTCCAAGGCCGACGACGTGCTGAGCGGTGCCGTTCGCGGTATCTCCGACATCATCAAGCGTCCGGGCATGATCAACGTCGACTTCGCCGACGTGAAGACCGTGATGAGCGAAATGGGTATGGCGATGATGGGCACCGGCTGCGCCAGCGGTCCGAACCGTGCGCGTGAAGCGACCGAAGCGGCCATTCGCAATCCGCTGCTCGAAGACGTCAACCTGCAGGGTGCTCGCGGCATTCTGGTCAACATCACCGCCGGTCCTGACCTGTCCCTGGGTGAGTACTCCGACGTGGGTAACATCATTGAACAATTCGCTTCCGAGCACGCCACCGTCAAGGTCGGCACCGTGATCGATCCGGACATGCGTGACGAGTTGCACGTGACCGTGGTCGCCACCGGTCTGGGCGCGCGCATGGAGAAACCGGTCAAGGTGGTCGACAACACCGTTCAGGTGGCCGCTGCCCAGCCCGTCGCGCCGGTAGCGGCTCCGGCTCGCGCCGAGCAGAACGTCAACTACAAGGACTACGAGCGCCCGACCGTCCAGCGCCAGAGCCATGGTGGCGCAGCCACTGCGGCGAAAATGAATCCGCAGGACGACCTGGATTACCTGGACATTCCGGCCTTCCTGCGTCGTCAGGCGGATTGA
- a CDS encoding AEC family transporter — MASVFNVILPVFALILAGFACRRLGLLGATAASEINRMVVWLCLPALLFEAMATVVWDEIWQPGFILAYGIATLGLFVLVLLVTLRRTGSLADASVCGLSASYANTGYMGIPLCLLVFGDAGMEPALIACLIVICVLFALAVVCIEVGLQNEKSVLAAVRQVGLALLSNPIVMAPVLGGLWAATAQPLPAPLHQFLKLLAAATGPCALIALGLFLAEKHAGPKQRGTGLVLIKLVAHPLLTWALAVHVFRLPPMWTHAALLLSALPTGTGPFMLAEFYRRESAEVSSTILLSTLGSLLTLSICLYLIAP; from the coding sequence ATGGCCTCCGTTTTCAATGTCATCCTGCCGGTCTTCGCGCTGATCCTTGCGGGTTTTGCCTGCCGGCGCCTGGGCCTGCTGGGCGCTACCGCGGCCTCGGAGATCAATCGCATGGTGGTCTGGCTGTGCCTGCCGGCGCTGCTGTTCGAAGCGATGGCGACGGTGGTGTGGGATGAGATCTGGCAGCCCGGTTTCATCCTCGCCTATGGCATCGCCACCCTGGGGCTCTTCGTTCTGGTGCTGCTGGTGACCCTGCGTCGTACCGGCAGCCTCGCCGACGCCAGCGTATGCGGGCTCAGTGCGTCCTATGCCAACACCGGCTATATGGGCATCCCGCTGTGCCTGCTGGTATTCGGCGATGCCGGTATGGAGCCGGCGCTGATCGCCTGCCTGATCGTCATCTGCGTGCTGTTCGCCCTGGCGGTGGTGTGCATCGAGGTGGGCCTGCAGAACGAGAAGAGCGTGCTGGCGGCGGTGCGTCAGGTCGGTCTCGCCCTGCTCAGCAACCCCATCGTCATGGCGCCCGTGCTTGGCGGCCTGTGGGCGGCGACCGCGCAGCCGCTGCCGGCGCCCCTGCACCAATTTCTCAAGCTGCTCGCCGCCGCTACTGGGCCCTGCGCGCTCATCGCCCTTGGCTTGTTCCTGGCCGAAAAGCACGCGGGGCCGAAGCAGCGCGGTACCGGCCTGGTATTGATCAAGCTGGTCGCCCACCCGCTGCTCACATGGGCGCTGGCCGTCCATGTGTTTCGCCTGCCGCCGATGTGGACACATGCCGCGCTGCTGCTCAGCGCGTTGCCGACCGGCACCGGGCCCTTCATGCTCGCCGAGTTCTATCGCCGCGAGAGCGCCGAGGTGTCGAGCACCATTCTGCTGTCGACCCTGGGCTCGTTGCTGACGCTGTCGATCTGTCTTTACCTGATCGCGCCCTGA
- a CDS encoding RluA family pseudouridine synthase: MPSPDQPSLRPSTLHLPAGAWTTVLDCLCAHFPAISRDVWLERMARGRVLDAQGEPIRADHPYRVGLRVHYFREVPAEPTIPFEEAILHLDEHLLVADKPHFLSVMPAGAYVEQTLLARLVRRTGNADLVPLHRIDRHTAGLVLFSCSPQTRGRYQAMFRERAIDKRYEALAAPLPELQFPLLRETRFEAGEPFFRMREAPGVPNTCTRIEVIDKRAEHWLYGLEPVTGKKHQLRVHMAALGAPILNDPFYPEVSCAEGEPDDYSKPLKLLARGLKFSDPLTGEPRCFESRLSL; the protein is encoded by the coding sequence ATGCCTTCACCCGATCAGCCCAGCCTGCGTCCCAGTACGCTGCACCTGCCAGCCGGCGCCTGGACGACGGTGCTCGACTGCCTGTGCGCGCATTTTCCGGCGATTTCACGGGACGTCTGGCTCGAGCGTATGGCCCGTGGCCGGGTGCTGGACGCCCAGGGCGAGCCGATCAGGGCCGATCACCCCTATCGGGTCGGCCTGCGCGTGCATTACTTCCGCGAAGTGCCGGCCGAGCCGACGATCCCCTTCGAGGAAGCCATCCTGCACCTCGACGAGCACCTGCTGGTCGCCGACAAGCCGCATTTCCTGTCGGTGATGCCGGCCGGCGCCTATGTCGAGCAGACCTTGCTGGCGCGGCTGGTCAGGCGCACCGGCAATGCCGACCTGGTGCCCCTGCACCGCATCGACCGGCATACTGCCGGGCTGGTGCTGTTCTCCTGCAGCCCCCAGACCCGCGGGCGCTACCAGGCGATGTTTCGCGAGCGAGCCATCGACAAGCGCTACGAGGCGCTGGCCGCGCCGTTGCCGGAACTGCAGTTTCCGCTGCTGCGCGAAACGCGCTTCGAGGCGGGTGAGCCGTTCTTTCGCATGCGCGAAGCGCCCGGCGTGCCCAACACCTGCACGCGCATCGAGGTGATCGACAAGCGCGCCGAGCACTGGTTGTACGGGCTGGAGCCGGTCACGGGCAAGAAGCACCAGCTCAGGGTGCATATGGCGGCGCTGGGTGCGCCGATTCTCAACGATCCCTTCTATCCCGAGGTGAGCTGCGCCGAGGGCGAGCCCGACGATTACAGCAAGCCGCTGAAACTGCTGGCCCGTGGGCTGAAGTTCAGTGACCCGCTGACTGGCGAGCCGAGGTGTTTCGAGAGCCGCCTCAGTCTTTGA
- a CDS encoding glutathione S-transferase family protein: MSLELVIGNKNYSSWSLRGWLLVELSGAAYQETLVPLFRADTHARLLEHSPTAKVPVLKGDAGVIWDSLAIAEYLAERFPDVALWPRDVAARAMARSVCAEMHSGFGALRSHMPMDMQRNAPLASVADDVKQDIQRIVALWAGCRERFGQGGPYLFGQVSIADAYFAPVASRLRSYGVQLPADAAAYVETIYQWPAFQRWLQAALKEKT; this comes from the coding sequence ATGTCGCTCGAATTGGTGATAGGCAACAAGAATTACTCGTCCTGGTCGCTGCGCGGCTGGCTGCTGGTCGAGCTCAGCGGCGCGGCGTACCAGGAAACCCTGGTGCCACTGTTTCGGGCCGACACCCATGCACGGCTGCTGGAGCATTCGCCGACCGCCAAGGTGCCGGTGCTCAAGGGGGATGCCGGGGTGATCTGGGACTCCCTGGCGATTGCCGAATACCTGGCCGAGCGCTTTCCCGACGTGGCCCTGTGGCCGCGTGACGTGGCCGCCCGTGCCATGGCCCGTTCGGTCTGCGCGGAGATGCACAGCGGCTTTGGCGCGCTGCGCAGCCACATGCCGATGGACATGCAGCGCAACGCGCCGCTGGCCAGCGTGGCGGATGACGTCAAGCAGGATATCCAGCGTATCGTCGCGCTGTGGGCGGGCTGCCGCGAACGCTTCGGTCAGGGCGGGCCGTACCTGTTCGGCCAGGTCAGTATCGCCGATGCCTATTTCGCCCCGGTTGCCAGCCGGCTGCGCAGCTACGGCGTGCAACTTCCGGCGGATGCAGCGGCCTATGTGGAGACCATTTATCAGTGGCCGGCGTTCCAGCGCTGGTTGCAGGCGGCCCTAAAGGAGAAAACGTGA
- the secA gene encoding preprotein translocase subunit SecA, which translates to MFAPLLKKLFGSKNEREVKRMLKAVQAVNAFEEQMLALSDEQLRAKTEEFKARLAKGETLDQLLPEAFAVAREAGKRVMGMRHFDVQLIGGMTLHEGKIAEMRTGEGKTLVGTLAVYLNALEGKGVHVVTVNDYLARRDANWMRPLYEFLGLSVGIVTPFMPPEEKRAAYAADITYGTNNEFGFDYLRDNMAFSLDEKFQRELNFAVIDEVDSILIDEARTPLIISGQAEDSSKMYTEINRLIPRLKQHIEEEEGVVTQQGHYKVDEKSRQVELNEDGHQVIEDMLTQAGLLAEGESLYSAHNLGLLTHVYAGLRAHTLFHRNVEYIVQNGQVILIDEHTGRTMQGRRLSEGLHQAIEAKEGVQIQAESQTLASTTFQNYFRLYTKLAGMTGTADTEAFEFHQIYGLDVMVIPTNKPIARKDFNDLVYLTQEEKYAAIINDIKECQAQGRPILVGTATIETSEYMSRLLEQEGIEHKVLNAKFHEKEAEIIAQAGRPGALTIATNMAGRGTDILLGGNWEVEVAALENPTDEQVAQIKADWQKRHQQVLEAGGLHVIASERHESRRIDNQLRGRAGRQGDAGSSRFYLSLEDSLMRIFASDRVKNFMKALGMQPGEAIEHRMVTNAIEKAQRKVEGRNFDMRKQLLEYDDVANEQRKVIYHMRNTLLAADNVGETIEDFRKEVLDSTIDAHMPPQSLPEQWDIAGLEEAIYAGFNLRLPIQQWLDEDDKLYEDTLRERILKELVDAYNEKETQASAEALRTFEKQILLRVLDDLWKDHLSTMDHLRHGIHLRGYAQKNPKQEYKRESFTLFQELLDSIKRDAIRVLSHVQVRREDPAEEEARLRREAEAMAQRMQFQHAEVSALDEPEAEGQEGDVAVAAAPVRAEQKIGRNELCPCGSGKKYKHCHGQVN; encoded by the coding sequence ATGTTTGCGCCTTTGTTGAAAAAACTCTTTGGAAGCAAGAACGAGCGTGAAGTCAAACGCATGCTCAAGGCGGTTCAGGCCGTCAATGCATTCGAGGAGCAGATGCTCGCGCTCTCCGATGAGCAACTGCGTGCCAAGACCGAAGAATTCAAGGCCCGCCTGGCCAAAGGCGAAACCCTGGATCAACTGCTGCCCGAAGCCTTTGCCGTCGCCCGCGAGGCGGGCAAGCGCGTCATGGGCATGCGCCACTTCGACGTCCAGCTGATCGGTGGCATGACCCTGCACGAAGGCAAGATCGCCGAGATGCGTACCGGTGAGGGCAAGACCCTGGTCGGCACCCTGGCCGTCTACCTCAACGCCCTGGAAGGCAAGGGCGTGCACGTGGTCACGGTCAACGACTACCTGGCCCGCCGCGACGCCAACTGGATGCGCCCGCTGTACGAATTCCTCGGCTTGTCGGTGGGTATCGTCACGCCGTTCATGCCGCCGGAAGAGAAGCGCGCCGCCTATGCTGCCGACATCACCTACGGCACCAACAACGAATTCGGCTTCGATTACCTGCGCGACAACATGGCCTTCAGCTTGGACGAGAAATTCCAGCGCGAGCTGAATTTCGCGGTGATCGATGAAGTCGACTCGATCCTTATCGACGAAGCCCGTACGCCGCTGATCATCTCCGGTCAGGCTGAAGACAGCTCGAAGATGTACACCGAGATCAACCGCCTGATTCCTCGCCTCAAGCAGCACATCGAGGAAGAAGAGGGTGTGGTCACCCAGCAAGGCCATTACAAGGTCGACGAGAAGAGCCGCCAGGTCGAGCTCAACGAAGACGGCCATCAGGTCATCGAGGACATGCTCACCCAGGCCGGTTTGCTGGCCGAGGGCGAGAGCCTCTATTCGGCGCACAACCTGGGCTTGCTGACCCACGTCTATGCCGGCCTGCGTGCCCACACCCTGTTCCATCGCAACGTCGAGTACATCGTGCAGAACGGCCAGGTCATCCTGATCGACGAGCACACCGGGCGTACCATGCAGGGCCGTCGCCTGTCCGAAGGCCTGCACCAGGCCATCGAAGCGAAGGAAGGCGTACAGATCCAGGCCGAAAGCCAGACCCTGGCCTCGACCACCTTCCAGAATTACTTCCGTCTCTACACCAAGCTGGCCGGCATGACCGGTACCGCAGACACCGAAGCCTTCGAATTCCACCAGATCTACGGTCTGGACGTGATGGTCATTCCGACCAACAAGCCGATCGCCCGTAAGGACTTCAACGACCTGGTCTACCTGACCCAGGAAGAGAAATACGCCGCGATCATCAACGACATCAAGGAATGCCAGGCCCAGGGCCGCCCGATTCTGGTCGGCACCGCGACCATCGAGACCTCCGAGTACATGTCGCGCCTGCTCGAGCAGGAAGGCATCGAGCACAAGGTGCTCAACGCCAAGTTCCACGAGAAGGAAGCCGAGATCATCGCCCAGGCCGGTCGCCCCGGTGCGCTGACCATCGCCACCAACATGGCCGGTCGGGGTACCGACATCCTGCTCGGCGGTAACTGGGAAGTGGAAGTCGCGGCCCTGGAGAACCCCACCGACGAGCAGGTCGCGCAGATCAAGGCCGACTGGCAGAAACGTCACCAGCAGGTACTGGAGGCCGGCGGTCTGCACGTGATCGCCTCCGAGCGTCACGAGTCGCGACGTATCGACAACCAGCTGCGGGGCCGTGCCGGTCGCCAGGGGGATGCCGGTTCCAGCCGCTTCTACCTGTCCCTGGAAGACAGCCTGATGCGCATCTTCGCCTCCGACCGGGTGAAGAACTTCATGAAGGCCCTGGGCATGCAGCCGGGCGAAGCCATCGAGCACCGCATGGTGACCAACGCCATCGAGAAGGCGCAGCGCAAGGTCGAAGGCCGCAACTTCGATATGCGTAAGCAGCTGCTCGAATACGATGACGTGGCCAACGAGCAGCGCAAGGTCATCTACCACATGCGCAACACCCTGCTGGCCGCCGACAACGTGGGCGAGACCATCGAGGACTTCCGCAAGGAAGTGCTGGACAGCACCATCGATGCCCACATGCCGCCGCAGTCGCTGCCCGAGCAGTGGGACATCGCCGGCCTGGAGGAGGCGATCTACGCGGGCTTCAACCTGCGCCTGCCGATCCAGCAGTGGCTCGACGAAGACGACAAACTGTACGAAGACACCCTGCGCGAGCGCATCCTCAAGGAGCTGGTGGACGCCTACAACGAGAAGGAAACCCAGGCCAGCGCCGAAGCCCTGCGTACCTTCGAGAAGCAGATTCTGCTGCGCGTGCTCGACGACCTGTGGAAAGACCACCTGTCGACCATGGATCACCTGCGTCACGGTATTCACCTGCGTGGCTACGCGCAGAAGAACCCGAAGCAGGAGTACAAGCGCGAGTCCTTCACCCTGTTCCAGGAACTGCTGGATTCGATCAAGCGCGACGCCATTCGCGTGCTGTCCCACGTGCAGGTACGCCGCGAGGATCCGGCCGAGGAAGAGGCGCGGCTGCGCCGCGAGGCCGAAGCCATGGCCCAGCGCATGCAGTTCCAGCACGCCGAAGTGTCCGCGCTCGACGAGCCGGAAGCCGAAGGCCAGGAAGGCGATGTCGCCGTGGCGGCCGCCCCGGTACGCGCCGAGCAGAAGATCGGCCGCAACGAGCTGTGCCCGTGCGGTTCCGGCAAGAAGTACAAGCACTGCCACGGTCAGGTCAACTGA
- a CDS encoding cob(I)yrinic acid a,c-diamide adenosyltransferase — translation MGYRLSKIYTRTGDAGQTGLADGRRVAKDHPRIEAIGEVDTLNSQLGLLLADLLEQQANHPGLGELVEVLAPCQHRLFDLGGELAMPEYQALQAAEIDSLEAVIDRWNEEVGPLTNFILPGGSKLIAQAHLCRSSARTAERRCGQLHAIEPLRGELLAYINRLSDLLFVAARLIARRQGIDEVLWQAAVKD, via the coding sequence ATGGGCTATCGACTCTCGAAAATCTACACGCGCACCGGCGATGCCGGGCAAACCGGGCTGGCCGACGGCCGTCGGGTCGCCAAGGATCACCCGCGCATCGAAGCCATCGGCGAAGTGGACACGCTGAACAGCCAACTCGGTCTGCTGCTCGCCGACCTGCTGGAGCAGCAGGCGAACCACCCGGGGCTTGGCGAACTGGTCGAGGTGCTCGCGCCCTGTCAGCACCGCCTCTTCGACCTCGGCGGCGAGCTGGCGATGCCCGAGTACCAAGCCCTGCAGGCCGCCGAAATCGACAGCCTGGAAGCGGTCATCGACCGCTGGAACGAGGAAGTCGGCCCGCTGACCAACTTCATCCTGCCTGGCGGATCAAAGCTGATCGCCCAGGCCCACCTGTGCCGCAGCAGCGCCCGCACCGCCGAGCGGCGCTGCGGCCAGTTGCATGCCATCGAGCCCCTGCGCGGCGAGTTGCTGGCCTACATCAACCGATTGTCCGACCTGCTGTTCGTGGCCGCCCGGCTGATCGCCAGACGCCAGGGCATCGACGAAGTGCTCTGGCAGGCCGCGGTCAAAGACTGA